A genomic stretch from Blastocatellia bacterium includes:
- a CDS encoding DegT/DnrJ/EryC1/StrS family aminotransferase, with amino-acid sequence MAKLAIAGGSPVRTKPFPEWPRFDDRERRAISDVLESRNWGGYPFPNQQAELFARRFADHQSARHALCAANGTVTLEIALKAVGIAPGDEVIVPAYTFEATAAPVLRLGAVPVFVDVLPDTYCIDAAAAAAALTSRTRAIIPVHLAMNMADMDAISELAARHGLKVVEDCAHAHGARWRNQGAGSIGDAGSFSMQTTKLMTAGEGGVVTTNDDEVFELCQSYVNCGRASQSDRFGHRRLGFNYRMTEFQAAILLTQLERLAEQTERRMKQASRLAEGLSGIAGIELLRRDERLTTQAIYQFVFKMDKRAFGGASRDRVVAALEAEGIPADGLFYEPVYRSALFQVDPRDFPALGVRSGEALPWAATRCPVAERAAYEESVWLPHQLLLGSSEDVGQIVEAVGKIQSNLDELLRAEHPLIAIKQTNRAERPRLEAH; translated from the coding sequence ATGGCTAAACTGGCAATCGCCGGCGGCTCGCCGGTGCGAACGAAGCCGTTTCCAGAGTGGCCGCGGTTCGATGATCGCGAGCGGCGCGCAATCAGCGATGTGCTGGAGAGCCGCAACTGGGGCGGCTACCCGTTCCCGAATCAGCAGGCCGAGCTTTTTGCGCGGCGCTTCGCCGACCACCAGAGCGCGCGTCATGCGCTGTGCGCGGCGAACGGGACGGTGACGCTTGAGATCGCGCTGAAAGCCGTGGGCATTGCGCCGGGCGATGAAGTGATCGTACCGGCCTACACCTTTGAAGCGACTGCCGCGCCCGTCCTGCGATTGGGCGCGGTGCCGGTCTTCGTCGACGTGTTGCCCGACACCTACTGCATTGACGCGGCGGCGGCGGCAGCAGCCCTCACGTCACGCACGCGGGCGATCATCCCCGTTCACCTGGCGATGAACATGGCCGACATGGACGCGATCAGCGAGCTTGCGGCGCGGCACGGCCTGAAGGTCGTCGAAGATTGCGCCCACGCGCACGGCGCGAGATGGCGCAATCAAGGCGCGGGGTCAATCGGCGACGCCGGCTCGTTCAGCATGCAGACGACCAAGCTGATGACGGCGGGCGAAGGCGGCGTCGTCACAACAAATGATGATGAGGTCTTTGAGCTTTGCCAGTCTTACGTGAATTGCGGGCGGGCCAGCCAGAGCGACCGCTTTGGCCATCGCCGGTTGGGGTTCAACTATCGCATGACGGAATTTCAAGCCGCCATCCTGCTGACTCAGCTTGAGCGATTAGCTGAGCAGACAGAGCGACGGATGAAGCAGGCATCGCGGCTCGCGGAAGGCTTATCGGGCATCGCGGGCATTGAGTTGCTCAGGCGCGACGAGCGGCTGACGACGCAGGCGATTTATCAATTCGTTTTCAAGATGGATAAGCGAGCCTTCGGCGGCGCGTCGCGTGACCGCGTGGTCGCCGCGCTCGAAGCCGAAGGCATTCCTGCCGACGGCTTGTTTTATGAGCCGGTTTACCGCAGCGCGCTCTTTCAGGTTGACCCGCGAGATTTTCCGGCGCTCGGCGTGCGCAGCGGCGAAGCGTTGCCGTGGGCCGCGACGCGCTGCCCCGTAGCCGAGCGCGCGGCGTATGAAGAGTCCGTCTGGTTGCCGCATCAACTGTTGCTTGGCAGCTCTGAGGACGTAGGCCAGATCGTTGAAGCCGTCGGTAAAATTCAAAGCAACCTTGACGAGTTGCTGCGCGCCGAGCATCCGTTGATCGCCATCAAGCAGACGAACCGCGCCGAGCGCCCCCGGCTGGAAGCCCATTGA
- a CDS encoding APC family permease translates to MGPKPTTGEEQSAHLLRRFGMLQATALNMSNMIGIGPFITIPLLMSAMGGPQAMLGWFIAVLIAIPDGMVWSELGASLPGSGGTYVYLREGYGRESYGRLMAFLFIWQFILSGPLEIASGYIGFAKYTGYIWPAVTPLQTALVASVVGAINIALLYRRITSIGKITVSLWLGTMVTSAAVIVTGTMHFDAKLAFDFPPGAFTFSLGFLLGLGAATRIGVYDYLGYYDICYIGDEVRNPGRVIPRSIIISVLAVAAIYFAINLSIIGIVPWREFVPYEAHPNADFVVSTFMEKIYGSRVATVFTAMVLWTAFGSVFALLLGYSRIPYAAAQDGYFFKVFGRLHPKKKFPSVSLIVIGLLAIACSFFSLGVVIDALITTRILIQFIGQIFAVGLLRKRAPDLPRPYRIWLYPLPSLIALMGWVFIFATSDLYIILFGLGTLVAGVVFFFIWSWRTTRWPFARAAETVDQGRS, encoded by the coding sequence ATGGGACCAAAACCAACAACCGGCGAAGAGCAGTCGGCTCACCTGCTGCGGCGCTTCGGGATGTTGCAGGCGACGGCGCTCAACATGTCGAACATGATCGGCATCGGTCCGTTCATCACTATCCCGCTGCTGATGTCGGCGATGGGCGGGCCACAGGCGATGCTCGGCTGGTTCATCGCCGTCTTGATCGCCATACCCGACGGCATGGTGTGGAGCGAGCTTGGCGCCAGCCTCCCCGGTTCGGGCGGCACCTACGTCTACTTGCGCGAAGGCTATGGCCGCGAGTCTTATGGCCGGCTGATGGCTTTCTTGTTCATCTGGCAATTCATCTTGAGCGGCCCGCTAGAGATCGCCTCCGGTTACATCGGCTTCGCCAAATACACCGGCTACATATGGCCGGCGGTGACGCCGCTGCAAACCGCGCTGGTCGCCTCGGTGGTGGGGGCGATCAACATCGCCTTGCTCTATCGCCGGATCACTTCAATCGGCAAGATCACCGTCAGCCTGTGGCTCGGCACGATGGTCACGAGCGCCGCGGTGATTGTCACCGGGACGATGCACTTCGACGCAAAGTTGGCGTTTGATTTCCCGCCCGGCGCATTCACTTTTTCGCTCGGCTTTCTGCTCGGCCTGGGCGCGGCCACACGCATCGGCGTCTACGACTACCTCGGCTATTACGACATCTGTTACATCGGCGACGAAGTCCGAAACCCAGGCCGCGTCATCCCGCGCTCGATCATCATCAGCGTGCTGGCCGTCGCCGCGATCTATTTCGCGATCAATCTATCGATCATCGGCATCGTGCCGTGGCGCGAGTTCGTTCCGTACGAGGCGCACCCGAACGCCGACTTCGTCGTTTCGACCTTTATGGAAAAGATATACGGCTCACGGGTGGCGACCGTCTTTACGGCGATGGTGCTGTGGACGGCGTTCGGGTCGGTCTTCGCGTTGCTGCTCGGCTACTCGCGCATCCCGTATGCGGCAGCGCAGGACGGTTACTTCTTCAAAGTCTTCGGACGCCTGCACCCGAAGAAAAAATTCCCCTCGGTCTCGCTGATCGTCATCGGCTTGCTGGCGATTGCGTGCAGCTTCTTCTCGCTCGGCGTCGTGATCGACGCGCTGATCACGACGAGGATACTGATTCAGTTCATCGGCCAGATCTTCGCCGTAGGGCTGCTCCGCAAGCGAGCGCCCGACTTGCCGCGCCCATACCGCATCTGGCTTTACCCGCTGCCGAGCCTGATTGCGCTGATGGGGTGGGTCTTCATCTTTGCGACTTCAGACCTCTACATCATTCTGTTCGGGCTGGGGACGCTTGTGGCCGGCGTCGTGTTTTTCTTCATCTGGTCATGGCGCACGACGCGCTGGCCGTTCGCGAGGGCGGCTGAAACTGTCGATCAAGGGAGAAGCTGA